AGTTGGCTGATTTCTTCTCGATCGACGCGAACTTCGGGCGGTGCCTGAATTCCGATGCGAACTTTATCACCCTGTACGGAGATGACGGTTAACGTGATGTGATTGTCAATGACAATCTTCTGACCTTTTTGGCGTGTGAGGACGAGCATCGATTCTCCCTCCTGGAGTTCGATCGGTAGGGGATTCACGGAGTGAAGGACTAGATCCTGCTAGTTCGATGATGCACATGCACTCAGTGAATACTCAAATTGAATCGCCTTGACAAAAATCGGTCAAGAGGATCTGGCAGGAAAAACGGAAAAATTTACCGATTTTCGGGCGATTTCGGGGCAATTCGTCCATGGATTCGCTGATTTTATTCGCTTTCCTCGCTCCGAATCCGCGGCAAAACGATCTCAAATCGGGTGCCAACCCCTTCTTGACTGGTGCAACGAATTTCCCCTTGGTGCTGTTTCACGATGCCGGAAACAATCGCCAGTCCCAGGCCGGTCCCCTTCCCGCTTGGTTTGGTGGTGAAGAACGGCTCAAAGATTTTGGCCCGCGTTGCCTCGCTCATTCCCGTGCCCGTGTCTTCGACCACGACTTTCACCCAATCTCGTGGGGCTTCCCGGGAAGGAATTCCGTCAGTCGGAATGGATTCGTTGCGAGTCTGAATGCGGATGGTCCCCCCTTTGGGCATGGCATCGCGTGCGTTCAGACAGAGGTTGAGCACCACCTGGGCAATCTGCATTCCATCGGCTTCGATGATGCCCAAATTCTCGTCCAAGTCCAATTCAAAGCGAATTGTTTTCCGGAGCACCCGCTCCAACAGGAACACCACCTCACGAATTCGCGGGTTGATCACCACGGGTTCGACGCAAATGGGCACCCGCCGCGCGAGCCCTAACAAAATTTTGGTGAGCGTGGTGCCAAGCTCGGTGGCGATTTTCGCCGCGGTGATCGATCGATGCCACGCGGTTGGGACATCGTCCAGAATCAGCTCGCCCAGTTCGCCTTGGATGACCGTGAGCAGATTGCCGAAATCGTGGGCCAATCCGCTGGCCAATTCGCCAATGGCCTCCATCTTCTGGGCCTGTTTCAACTGTTCCTGCAATCGTCGTTCGGCCGTGACATCGCGTGCATGCACCACAATTGCCGCGACGATTGGCTCCCGCAGACGATTCCGAATCGACACTTCCCAGATGCGAAAATCATCGATCCCCCGCGACAGATTCACATGAATCGTCTGTTGAATTCCCGGTTGAGTGCGGAGTGTGCCCCAAAGTTCAAACCATTCCGCTGGTTTTTCCAACGGGACGGTTTCGCTCCAGCGT
This DNA window, taken from Tuwongella immobilis, encodes the following:
- a CDS encoding carbon storage regulator translates to MLVLTRQKGQKIVIDNHITLTVISVQGDKVRIGIQAPPEVRVDREEISQLRRDEAEIAPQTTNATPAALV